A single genomic interval of Brevibacillus brevis harbors:
- a CDS encoding succinate dehydrogenase cytochrome b558 subunit, whose product MAKGHSFLSHKLHSLLGLFPIGLFLVFHLTANYQATRGPEAFNQAVGFIESLPFLLVLEFALIYLPILFHAVYGLYIAFQAKHNVGNFGYFRNQMFLWQRVTGVITLIFIVWHVWETRIQKALGAHVDYDMMANILSSPAMIVFYTIGIISTTFHFSNGLWSFLVHWGITVGPRSQRIATFVTLGVFVVVTFIGLRAMSAFIL is encoded by the coding sequence ATGGCGAAAGGCCATAGCTTTCTCAGTCACAAGCTACACTCACTTCTTGGTTTGTTTCCGATCGGGCTCTTCCTCGTGTTCCACTTGACCGCCAACTATCAAGCGACTCGTGGGCCTGAAGCTTTCAACCAGGCAGTAGGCTTCATTGAAAGCCTTCCATTTCTGTTAGTACTTGAATTTGCCTTGATCTACCTCCCGATCCTGTTTCACGCAGTTTACGGTCTCTACATTGCGTTCCAAGCGAAGCATAACGTAGGGAACTTCGGTTACTTCCGAAACCAAATGTTCTTGTGGCAACGCGTTACAGGAGTCATTACCCTCATTTTTATTGTTTGGCATGTTTGGGAAACCCGTATCCAAAAAGCACTGGGTGCACACGTGGATTATGACATGATGGCAAACATTTTGAGCAGTCCTGCAATGATCGTATTCTACACAATCGGGATTATTAGCACGACTTTCCACTTCTCCAACGGACTGTGGTCGTTCCTGGTTCATTGGGGAATTACAGTTGGGCCGCGTTCCCAACGTATTGCAACATTCGTGACTTTGGGCGTATTCGTAGTTGTAACCTTCATCGGCTTGCGTGCGATGTCGGCTTTCATTTTGTAG
- the sdhB gene encoding succinate dehydrogenase iron-sulfur subunit — MAEKLIHLIITRQDSPDSTPYKEEFKIPYRPGMNVISALMEIQRNPLNAQGQKTSPVNWESNCLEEVCGACSMVINGRPRQACSALVDKLEQPIRLEPMSTFPVQRDLSIDRSRMFDALKRVKAWVPIDGTHDLGPGPRMPEVERQWAYELSKCMTCGVCLEACPNVNAKAEFIGPFAISQVRLFNQHPTGMMNKHERLEALMEDGGIGDCGNSQNCVQACPKGIPLTTSIAHMNKETTKHAVKKFFFS, encoded by the coding sequence ATGGCAGAAAAATTGATTCATTTGATTATCACTCGTCAAGATAGCCCTGACAGCACTCCGTACAAGGAAGAGTTCAAAATCCCTTACCGTCCTGGTATGAACGTGATCAGTGCTTTGATGGAGATTCAACGTAATCCACTCAACGCACAAGGTCAAAAAACGTCTCCAGTAAACTGGGAATCGAACTGCTTGGAAGAAGTATGCGGTGCGTGCTCGATGGTTATTAACGGAAGACCGCGCCAAGCTTGCTCGGCACTGGTTGATAAACTGGAACAGCCGATTCGTCTTGAGCCAATGAGCACCTTCCCTGTACAACGTGATTTGTCGATTGACCGCAGCCGCATGTTCGATGCGCTGAAACGCGTAAAAGCGTGGGTTCCAATCGATGGTACGCATGATTTGGGACCAGGTCCTCGCATGCCGGAAGTTGAACGTCAATGGGCGTACGAGCTTTCGAAGTGCATGACGTGCGGTGTTTGCTTGGAAGCTTGCCCGAACGTGAATGCGAAGGCTGAGTTCATCGGTCCGTTTGCGATTTCGCAGGTTCGTCTGTTCAACCAGCATCCAACGGGTATGATGAACAAGCATGAGCGTCTGGAAGCCCTGATGGAAGATGGCGGTATCGGTGATTGCGGTAACTCGCAAAACTGCGTACAAGCATGTCCAAAAGGCATTCCGCTGACAACGTCGATCGCTCACATGAACAAAGAAACAACCAAACATGCAGTGAAGAAGTTCTTCTTCTCCTAA
- a CDS encoding MarR family winged helix-turn-helix transcriptional regulator codes for MPSPLTDTLERLQEAFRTIMRTMGTQLAEPVSGLTGPQFYILHQLEQKEKCTVGELAESMGVKPSAITAMVDRLDKHGFVARDRDEEDRRVVYISLRDSGKKILQVAKHNRREKLNKMFAHLSEDELQHFVLIFEKLAMAAVIEASE; via the coding sequence ATGCCCTCCCCCTTAACAGATACGCTTGAGCGCTTGCAGGAGGCGTTTCGTACCATTATGCGCACGATGGGAACGCAATTAGCCGAACCTGTCTCTGGTTTGACTGGCCCGCAATTCTACATCCTTCATCAGTTGGAACAGAAGGAAAAATGCACCGTTGGAGAATTGGCTGAATCAATGGGGGTCAAACCAAGCGCAATCACAGCGATGGTCGACCGTTTGGATAAACACGGTTTCGTCGCCCGTGATCGTGATGAGGAAGATCGCCGAGTGGTTTACATCAGCTTGCGAGATTCTGGCAAAAAAATTCTGCAAGTAGCCAAGCACAATCGGAGAGAAAAGCTAAATAAAATGTTTGCTCACCTCAGCGAAGATGAACTCCAGCACTTTGTCCTCATTTTTGAAAAGCTGGCGATGGCGGCCGTCATCGAGGCGAGTGAATAA
- the sdhA gene encoding succinate dehydrogenase flavoprotein subunit: MAKGKLIIVGGGLAGLMATIKAAEKGVPVQLFSLVPVKRSHSVCAQGGINGAVNTKGEGDSTWEHFDDTVYGGDFLANQPPVKAMCDAAPGIIYMLDRMGVMFNRTPEGLLDFRRFGGTKHHRTAFAGATTGQQLLYALDEQVRRYEAEGLVTKYEYWDFLGAVLDDTGTCRGITAQNMRSGEIQSFRADAVILATGGPGIIFGKSTNSIINTGTAASAAYQQGVIYSNGEMIQIHPTAIPGDDKLRLMSESARGEGGRVWTYRDGKPWYFLEDKYPAYGNLVPRDIATREIFSVCVDMKLGINGENMVYLDLSHKDPKELDVKLGGIIEIYEKFVGDDPRKVPMKIFPAVHYSMGGMWVDYNQMTNIPGLFAAGECDYSQHGANRLGANSLLSAIYGGMVAGPKAIEYIKGLKNSSDDLSSTLFDGFTSQEQAKYDSILKMDGTENAYLIHKELGEWMTDNVTVVRYNDRLQKTDDKIVELMERYKKININDTNKWSNSGAAFTRHLWNMLVLSRAITIGALKRDESRGAHYKPDFPERDDENFMKTTMAKYNAETTAPEIYYEDIDVSLIAPRKRDYTSDKK, from the coding sequence ATGGCAAAAGGTAAACTGATCATTGTCGGTGGGGGTTTGGCCGGCTTGATGGCTACCATCAAAGCAGCAGAAAAAGGCGTTCCTGTTCAGCTGTTCTCCCTGGTTCCGGTAAAACGTTCCCACTCTGTCTGTGCGCAGGGCGGTATTAACGGAGCGGTAAATACCAAAGGGGAAGGCGACTCCACATGGGAGCACTTCGACGATACAGTATATGGCGGAGACTTCTTGGCAAACCAACCGCCGGTTAAAGCAATGTGCGATGCAGCACCTGGCATCATCTATATGTTGGACCGTATGGGCGTTATGTTTAACCGTACGCCAGAAGGTTTGTTGGACTTCCGTCGTTTCGGGGGAACCAAACATCACCGTACCGCTTTTGCGGGTGCGACAACTGGACAACAGCTCTTGTACGCATTGGACGAACAAGTACGCCGTTATGAAGCTGAAGGTCTGGTAACCAAGTACGAATATTGGGATTTCCTCGGAGCCGTTTTGGACGATACAGGAACCTGTCGCGGGATTACTGCACAAAACATGCGTTCCGGTGAAATTCAATCCTTCCGTGCGGATGCCGTTATTTTGGCAACAGGCGGACCTGGTATCATCTTCGGTAAATCGACGAACTCGATTATCAATACAGGTACAGCAGCGTCTGCGGCGTATCAACAAGGGGTTATCTACTCCAATGGTGAGATGATCCAAATTCACCCAACTGCAATCCCTGGCGACGACAAGCTGCGTCTGATGTCCGAGTCTGCTCGCGGTGAGGGTGGCCGTGTATGGACGTACAGAGACGGTAAACCTTGGTACTTCCTGGAAGATAAATACCCTGCATACGGAAACCTGGTTCCGCGTGACATCGCGACTCGCGAAATCTTCTCCGTTTGCGTAGATATGAAGCTGGGTATCAACGGCGAAAACATGGTATACCTCGACCTGTCCCATAAAGATCCAAAAGAACTGGATGTAAAATTGGGCGGCATTATCGAGATTTACGAAAAATTCGTTGGGGATGACCCACGTAAAGTTCCAATGAAGATTTTCCCTGCGGTTCACTACTCTATGGGCGGTATGTGGGTAGACTACAACCAAATGACCAATATCCCTGGTCTGTTTGCAGCAGGTGAGTGCGATTACTCTCAGCACGGTGCTAACCGTTTGGGTGCGAACTCCCTCCTGTCCGCGATCTATGGCGGTATGGTTGCAGGTCCAAAAGCGATCGAGTACATCAAAGGCTTGAAAAATTCCTCTGATGATCTGTCTTCCACGCTCTTCGATGGCTTTACTAGCCAAGAGCAAGCGAAATACGACAGCATCCTGAAAATGGACGGAACAGAAAATGCTTACCTGATCCATAAGGAACTGGGTGAGTGGATGACTGACAACGTAACGGTAGTACGTTACAACGACCGTCTGCAAAAAACGGATGATAAGATCGTTGAACTGATGGAACGCTACAAGAAAATCAACATCAACGATACAAATAAATGGAGCAACTCTGGTGCGGCGTTTACCCGTCATCTCTGGAACATGCTCGTACTGTCCCGCGCGATCACAATCGGTGCGCTCAAGCGCGACGAGAGCCGCGGTGCTCACTACAAGCCTGACTTCCCTGAGCGTGATGACGAGAACTTCATGAAGACGACAATGGCGAAGTACAATGCTGAAACAACTGCGCCTGAAATCTACTATGAAGACATCGACGTATCCCTGATCGCACCACGTAAACGTGACTATACGTCTGACAAGAAATAA